CGCGCCAGGAGGGCAACACCATGCACCTCATCCTGGCTCCGCCGAAGACGCAGAAATAGAGCCGTTTAGCTCCTACGCTTCCGACCTCATTCTGCAAACAGTTTAGCGAGCGTGCCCGATCGGTTCGCCCGAACGGGTGCTCTCGTGTTTTAATAAGTGAATAAGTAGTTTTGATTGAACAGGAACCGATAATGCCGAAAATGAAGACGCACAGCGGCGCCGCCAAGCGCTTTAAGAAGACGGGAACAGGCAAAGTGAAGCGTGGATTCGCTTTTCAGCGCCACATCCTGACTTCCAAGACGACTAAGCGCAAGCGCCAGATGGACATGGGCGGAATGGTCGATAAGGCCGATCAACCGAAGATCAAACGGATGATCCCGTACTAGACGCACCGCAAGGTGCTTAACCGCGGAGACCGACTCCGCAGCGCCCCCGGAATCCGGTTAGGGTGCAAGCGAGTGAAGAGGTCATAGCCAATGGCTCCTGCCTCCAACCGCTGGAACGAAAGACAAAAGGAGAATCAATGCCTCGCGTAAAACGTGGTACTAAGCGCCGCGACAAGCGCAAGAAGATCCTTGAGAGAGCGTCAGGATACTTCCTCACAAAATCTAAGTTGTACCAGGCTGCTCAGGAAGCCGTGCAGCGTGGACTTAAGTTCGCCTTCACCGGCCGCAAGCAGAAGAAGCGCCAGTTCCGCTCGCTCTGGATCGTGCGCATAGGCGCCGCCGCCAGGCTGAATGGTATGAGCTACAGCCATTTCATTAGTGGTCTGAAGATGGCCGGTATCGAACTCGATCGCAAGATCCTGTCCGACATCGCCACGAACGACCCGGCTGGCTTTACCGCTCTTGCCGAGCAGGCGAAGGCCGCCAAACCATTGGCGACGCCCACAGCGTAGTTCACCGAAGATCAAGAAGATCAGCGTAGCCACGGATTAGCACGGAGATTCACGGATTCCAGTTACAATCCGTGTTCGATCTGTGCAAGTCCGTGGCTTAGCTTTTAGCTGTTGAGCTGCTTAGCTACTAAGTCGCTAAGCTCAGAAGCTAGAAGCTCAGCAGCTCAGTAGCGATTTCTTATGTACACCGTTCCGAAACTCGAAGACTACTCGCCCACCGCGCTCGACCGCGCCGCCGCGGACCTGCTTTCCGCGCTCGAACAGGAAGCCTCCACCATCACTGGCGAAGCCGAATGGAAGAACCTCCGCGACCGCTGGATGGCGCGCAAGAACGGCATCCTCACGCAGGTTAATGACCTGTGGCTGAAAGCCGCGCCCGGCCCCGCGAAGCGCGACGCCGGACAGCGCGTCAACAAGCTCAAGGCCGAAGTCGAGCAAGCCATGGAGACCCAGCAGCAGCGCGCCTCCGGTTCGGCTTCCGTATCCAAGCTCGCCGCCGAGCGTGTCGACGTGACCCTGCCCGGCATTCGACGGCAGATTGGCGTCAAGCATCCTGTTCTGCAAGTGATGGACGAACTCGTCGATGTCTTCGTCAAGATGGGCTATTCCATTGCCGAAGGCCCGGAGGTCGAGGCCGACTACTACAATTTCGAGTCGCTGAATTTTCCGCCAAACCACCCGGCACGCGACACGCAGGACACGTTGTTCGTCGCCGGACAGGAACGCCGTCCACAGCGCGACCGACTCCTGCTGCGCACGCACACATCACCCGTGCAGGTGCGCACCATGGAGAAGCAGCGCCCGCCCGTGCGCGTCATCTGTCCCGGCAAAGTTCACCGTAACGATGCGCCTGACGCAACGCACTCGCCCGTGTTCCACCAGGTCGAGGGTCTCTGCGTGGACACCAACATCACCTTCGGCGACCTGAAGGGCACACTCGACCACGCGATGAAGGCCCTGTTCGGGTCATCGGTGAAGACTAGTTTTCGTCCGTCGTTCTTCCCTTTCACGGAGCCCAGCGCGGAGGTCATGATCAGCTGCCCGTTCTGCGGCGGCAAAGGCTGCCGTCCGTGCAAGCAGAGCGGATGGATTGAACTGCTCGGTGCCGGAATGGTTGACCCGGCCGTGTTTGGATTCGTCGATTACGACCCGGCGAAGTACAGCGGCTTCGCCTTCGGCATAGGCGTCGAACGCCTCGCTATGATGAAGTACAACGTGGACGACATCCAGCAGTTCTTCCTCGGCGACGTGCGGTTCCTGGAGCAGTTCGCGTAGCTCTCGGTCTGGCCCCTGGCAACTGGCGTCCGGCAACTGACGTCCGGCAACTGGCAACTGATTATGAAAATTTCTCCGCAATGGATTCGCGACTTCATCTCCGTCGCTGACGACGACCGCCAGATGGCGGAAAAGCTTACCGCCTCCGGCGTCGCCATCGAGGGTTTCTACAATGAGGGCCTCGACCTGGTGTACGAAGCCGAGGTAACGACCAACCGCGTAGACGCCATGAACCACTACGGCATCGCGCGCGAGGTTTCGGCCATCTACGACGCCGACCTGAAGCCGGTCGCCCCCAAGCTTCCGGCCACGCAAAAGCAGTCGAACTTCACCATCCAGATCGACGACGCCCAGGGCTGCGCACAATACACGGCGCGCATCGTTCGCGACGTAAAGATTGCCGCGTCGCCAGCGCACATTGCGCACCGGCTCGAACTGATCGACTCTCGCCCAATCAACAACGTGGCCGACGCGACCAACTACGTTCTTCAGGAACTCGGACAACCGACGCACGCTTTCGACCTCGATCTGCTTGAGGGCGGCAAGATCATTGTGCGTCGTGCCCGCGAGGGCGAAACGCTAAAGACCCTCGACGGCGTGGAACGCAAGCTCTCACCCGAGGACCTGATAATCGCCGACGCCGTAAAGCCAATGGCCATCGCCGGAGTGATGGGCGGCTTCGACTCGATGATTACCGAGCGCACGAAGAACATTCTGATCGAGTCCGCGTGGTTCGACCCGGCCTCGATTCGCCGCACCTCCAAGCGTCTCGGGATGCACACAGATGCCTCGCACCGCTACGAACGCGGTGCCGATCTCGGCATCACGTCCATCGCATGCGCCCGCGTCGCCGAAATTGTGCTGCAGACCGCAGGCGGACAACTTGAAGCCGAGATCGACGTCGTCGGTCGCGTCGTCGAGCGCCCGACACTTTCGCTGTCGCGCACGGACATTACCCGCATCCTCGGCACAGACATCCCCGAGCAGGAGATCACACGCATCCTGCGCCGCCTCGGCTTCACCATTACACCGGGACGCGCGGCAAACGGAACGGCGTCAACCGCTGTTGCCGGTCCTGCGGCGACCATTGGAAGCGGAGGAACACGCGCCGCTATCGCCGAGAGCGTCATAGACTTCGCCGTGCAGGTTCCGACCTGGCGTCTCGACGTCGAGCGTTCCATCGATGTCATTGAAGAGATCGCTCGCATCTACGGCTACGACAAGTTCGCGAATACCCTGCCTTTGTTTGCCGGAGGAGTCGTCGATCTGCCCACGGCACGTAAGCAGGCGCTCCTGCGCTCGCAACTCCTCGCGCTTGGCTACAGCGAGTCCATGTCTTCCACGTTCATCCCGCTGGAAGATGCCAGGGCCTTCGGTGGCGAACAGCCCGTGCAGCTCGCCAATCCACTCAGCGAAGAGGCCTCCTACATGCGCACTTCGTTGATACCCGGACTGGTGAACCAGGCCGCTTACAACCTCAATCGCGGCAACACGGACGTAAGGCTCTTTGAAACGGGCGATGTCTTTGAACTCACGGGCGACAAGGTCGAGGAGCGGCGGCGCATCTCGTTCGTCGGCACAGGCGCAGCCACGTCCGGCGGCGTACACGTGAAGGTTCAGCCCTACAGCTTCTTCCACATGAAGGGCGACATCGAAGCCCTGCTCGGACAGTTCGACGTTAAGCAGATCTATTACGACTCGCACACGCCCGAGTACTTCCACCCCGGACGCTCCGCCCGCGCCATCGCCGATGGAGCTACGATCGCGCGCTTTGGCCAGCTCCATCCCGAAGCCACCGCCGCACGCAAGTTGCGGCAGGAAGTCTTCGTAGCCGAGATCATGCTCGACCGCCTCTTTGATTTTGAACTACGCGAGCCGCAGTACAAGCCGATTCCGCGCTTCCCTGCCGTGGGCCGGGATTTTTCATTTCTGCTGCCGGACGAAGTGCAGTTCGAGCGCATACGCAACAGCGTCGCTGCGCTGAGGATCGAAAACCTCAACAGCTTTGTGCCCGTCGAGATATTCCGAGGCGGCAACATTCCGGCGGGCAAGTACTCCATCCTCTTGCGCGCGGAATTCCAGTCCTCCGAGCGCACCTTGCGCGACGACGAAGTTGCACTGTGGGCGCAGCAGATTATCAAGGCGCTCGAGGCACTCGGCGGCACGCAGCGCTAAAAGCGGACGTCAGACGACGGACGTCAAACAGCAGACGTTAGACAAAAGCAAAAGCTTGGCGCGGCTCCGGCCGCGCCATTTCTTTCTTCAACTCACGTCAATGCCGGGAGAAGTACAGCTATTTGGCGTTTCGCCTTTGTAGCGTCGGGTTTTCTGTAGCTCAGCGACTCAGCAGCTCAGTAGCTCAGCGACTTCTCGTCTTCCTGAGCGCGATGCAGTCGCGGAGTCGAAGGACCCCTTTGATCAGCGCCGAGCTGGCAATAGGGATCCTTCGACTCGGTCTTACGCCCTCGCTCAGGAGGACAAAGATGTTTGATCTCCGCCGTCTGAAGTCTGAAGTCTGACGTCCGAACTTCGCTGTTCGTCTCTTCCACAGCTTATTGCGTTATACTTCGCTCAAGTTCTGCATAATATTCCGAGGACAAACAGTACATGTCCGTTAAGGCATCCGAAGTTTCCGCGCAAGGCTCCACAAACGATTTCCTTTCCCTCGAGGAAAAGGTCTACCGCACGATTGAACTGCTCAAGAATTCTCGCGAATCGAAGATGGCCGTGGAACGCGACCTTACTCGCGTACGCGAGCAACTGGAATCTCGCGAAGAAGAGATTGAATCGCTCAAGGGCGAACTGATCTCCCTGAAGCGCGAGCGCGAAGAAGTGAAGGGCCGCGTCGAAAAGATGCTTGAACAGATCGACGGTCTCATCGAACAATCGGTTGATTAAACGACAACTCGAGTAGCGGCTGTGCACCTTCGGCGTTGGGTTAGCCGAAGGCACTCAGGCGATCTTCGCACAAAGGGCACAATGGCAAACGGCAAAGATAATCCGGCGGCGCAATCGAACGGCAGTATTCGCGTTGAGATTTACGAACAGGCCTACAACCTGCGTGGTTCTGATGCGGAATACATAAAGAAACTGGCCGAGTACGTTGATTGCAAGATGCGCGCTGTCGCGCAGCAGACCGCCACGGTGGATTCTCTGCGCCTTGCCGTGCTCGCCGCCCTCAACATCGCCGACGAGTACCACATGCTCAAGCGCAAGCACGAAGGCTTCGGCGAATACACGGAGCGCGCATCACACCTGGGCTCCGCGCTGGATGAGGTATTACAAGACGGCCGCCGCGTAGGATAGATTCCTTGCCGGGCCTGATATGAATAGCAAATTGCTACCGCTGCTCTGCTTGTACTGCGCGAGCTCGATATCTGCCCAGCATCTTCAGTTCCAACAATTTCGCCGCGTCCTCTTGTGCTACTTCCGGGCTTCTCATAGCATCTAAAGTTCAGAGCCGACCTGCAAAGTTGGTGATGGGGCAATAAACCGCTGCGAACCGATATCTTGTGAACGGGAGCCCGACTCGTCTAACGGTCTGGTGAGCCAGTCCCCAGTCGGATAGGCCTAAAGGATCTCGGGGGGCACCCACCTCAATTGAGGGTTCACAGGCGCTTTGCCCCACACGGCCCCGCGGGTCGGTATCTTTTTGCGTCAGTCTCGACTGAACGGCACTTCCCAAATAAATTCTCTGCACAAACAATAATGTCTATTCAGCAGCTCTCAGCATCTAAAATAGTGTTGTGTTCCCTCGTCTCTTTCACCTAGGCAGTTTCAGTCAGCCCACGTACGGTGTGATGGCCGCTATCGGCCTCATCGTCGGGCTCGCGGTCGTTTTTCGCCTGGCGCGTCAACAGGGGCTCGACCCCGACAAGATGTGGAACCTTGGCGGCATCGCCATCTTCTCCGGCATTCTTGGCGCGAAGCTGCTCATGGTCA
This DNA window, taken from Clostridia bacterium, encodes the following:
- a CDS encoding cell division protein ZapA, with product MANGKDNPAAQSNGSIRVEIYEQAYNLRGSDAEYIKKLAEYVDCKMRAVAQQTATVDSLRLAVLAALNIADEYHMLKRKHEGFGEYTERASHLGSALDEVLQDGRRVG
- the rplT gene encoding 50S ribosomal protein L20, with product MPRVKRGTKRRDKRKKILERASGYFLTKSKLYQAAQEAVQRGLKFAFTGRKQKKRQFRSLWIVRIGAAARLNGMSYSHFISGLKMAGIELDRKILSDIATNDPAGFTALAEQAKAAKPLATPTA
- the pheS gene encoding phenylalanine--tRNA ligase subunit alpha; protein product: MYTVPKLEDYSPTALDRAAADLLSALEQEASTITGEAEWKNLRDRWMARKNGILTQVNDLWLKAAPGPAKRDAGQRVNKLKAEVEQAMETQQQRASGSASVSKLAAERVDVTLPGIRRQIGVKHPVLQVMDELVDVFVKMGYSIAEGPEVEADYYNFESLNFPPNHPARDTQDTLFVAGQERRPQRDRLLLRTHTSPVQVRTMEKQRPPVRVICPGKVHRNDAPDATHSPVFHQVEGLCVDTNITFGDLKGTLDHAMKALFGSSVKTSFRPSFFPFTEPSAEVMISCPFCGGKGCRPCKQSGWIELLGAGMVDPAVFGFVDYDPAKYSGFAFGIGVERLAMMKYNVDDIQQFFLGDVRFLEQFA
- a CDS encoding phenylalanine--tRNA ligase subunit beta produces the protein MKISPQWIRDFISVADDDRQMAEKLTASGVAIEGFYNEGLDLVYEAEVTTNRVDAMNHYGIAREVSAIYDADLKPVAPKLPATQKQSNFTIQIDDAQGCAQYTARIVRDVKIAASPAHIAHRLELIDSRPINNVADATNYVLQELGQPTHAFDLDLLEGGKIIVRRAREGETLKTLDGVERKLSPEDLIIADAVKPMAIAGVMGGFDSMITERTKNILIESAWFDPASIRRTSKRLGMHTDASHRYERGADLGITSIACARVAEIVLQTAGGQLEAEIDVVGRVVERPTLSLSRTDITRILGTDIPEQEITRILRRLGFTITPGRAANGTASTAVAGPAATIGSGGTRAAIAESVIDFAVQVPTWRLDVERSIDVIEEIARIYGYDKFANTLPLFAGGVVDLPTARKQALLRSQLLALGYSESMSSTFIPLEDARAFGGEQPVQLANPLSEEASYMRTSLIPGLVNQAAYNLNRGNTDVRLFETGDVFELTGDKVEERRRISFVGTGAATSGGVHVKVQPYSFFHMKGDIEALLGQFDVKQIYYDSHTPEYFHPGRSARAIADGATIARFGQLHPEATAARKLRQEVFVAEIMLDRLFDFELREPQYKPIPRFPAVGRDFSFLLPDEVQFERIRNSVAALRIENLNSFVPVEIFRGGNIPAGKYSILLRAEFQSSERTLRDDEVALWAQQIIKALEALGGTQR
- the rpmI gene encoding 50S ribosomal protein L35 — protein: MPKMKTHSGAAKRFKKTGTGKVKRGFAFQRHILTSKTTKRKRQMDMGGMVDKADQPKIKRMIPY